From Corynebacterium sp. BD556, the proteins below share one genomic window:
- a CDS encoding iron chelate uptake ABC transporter family permease subunit, which translates to MAETLHISRNVGAFQTSTSKKRYWIIFSALVAASIFFIAGLLSYGNPVEFGTKGYWLIAQRRLNSVIAMLIVAMCQAVATVAFQTVTNNRILTPSIMGFESLYIAIHTSTVYFLGAAGLNNARTTTMFIGQLALMIALSLVLYSWLIADSASNMHAMLLVGIVIGGGLGSLSTFMQRMLTPSEFDVLTARLFGSVNNASPEFYPIAIPLVVAAVALMYLNSKKLNILALGRDVSINLGVSHRGNAIYTLVLVSVLMAVSTALVGPMTFLGFLVATLAYLVTDTYDHRYILPLAFLIGFVVLAGAYFIMNHIFYAQGVVSIIIELVGGITFLVVILRKGRL; encoded by the coding sequence GTGGCTGAAACATTGCACATCTCCAGGAATGTCGGCGCCTTCCAGACGTCGACAAGCAAAAAGCGCTACTGGATCATCTTTAGCGCCCTCGTCGCGGCCTCCATCTTCTTCATCGCGGGACTTTTGTCCTACGGCAACCCCGTAGAATTCGGCACGAAGGGCTACTGGCTTATCGCGCAACGCCGCCTGAACTCGGTGATCGCCATGTTGATCGTCGCTATGTGCCAGGCAGTGGCGACGGTGGCCTTCCAGACCGTGACGAACAACCGAATCTTGACGCCTTCGATCATGGGTTTTGAATCGCTCTACATCGCGATTCACACTTCGACCGTGTACTTCCTTGGGGCCGCTGGCCTCAACAACGCCCGCACTACAACCATGTTCATCGGGCAACTCGCGTTAATGATCGCGCTGTCACTTGTGCTGTACTCGTGGCTAATCGCAGATTCGGCCTCCAATATGCACGCGATGCTGCTGGTCGGCATCGTCATCGGCGGGGGACTGGGCAGCTTGTCGACGTTCATGCAACGCATGCTCACCCCCAGCGAATTCGATGTGCTCACAGCGCGCCTCTTCGGTTCCGTCAACAACGCCAGCCCGGAGTTTTATCCCATCGCCATCCCACTGGTTGTCGCCGCGGTGGCGCTCATGTACCTCAACTCGAAGAAGCTGAACATCTTGGCATTGGGGCGCGATGTCTCCATCAACCTTGGAGTGAGCCACCGCGGCAACGCGATCTACACGCTGGTTCTGGTGTCGGTGCTGATGGCAGTTTCGACGGCTCTGGTCGGCCCCATGACCTTCCTCGGGTTCCTCGTCGCCACACTCGCGTACCTTGTCACCGACACTTACGACCACCGCTACATTCTTCCGCTGGCCTTCCTCATCGGATTTGTGGTCTTAGCGGGCGCCTACTTCATCATGAACCACATCTTCTACGCACAAGGTGTGGTCTCCATCATCATCGAGCTCGTGGGAGGCATCACCTTCCTGGTAGTCATCCTCAGAAAGGGACGGCTGTGA
- a CDS encoding siderophore ABC transporter substrate-binding protein — protein MSRLTPKAAVVALAAVASLGLASCSNAAQDAPEGSSSSAASAASSAAGSESSTVTVTDNTGTKEVPSPPKRVVALDNRSFEILAQWGIKPVAAARTLVPVTIPEIGDDESIDDIGNHREPNLEKIVAADPDVVVSGQRFQRYDEEIQKLVPNAVVLDFEPRDGESLDEELVRLTTNLGEVFGKQDEAKKLVDDFNAALKRAKDAYNPEQTVMGLNVSGGEIGYVAPSVGRVWGPVFDIVGFTPALEVDNASGDHQGDDISVESIAQANPDWIVVLDRDAGIRSQSDSPAAKAVIADSAPLKNVTAVMQDRVYIAPNDTYTNESIITYTEILNELADIFEAAK, from the coding sequence ATGTCACGCTTAACCCCCAAAGCGGCAGTTGTCGCCCTCGCCGCAGTTGCTTCCCTCGGGCTTGCTTCCTGCTCCAATGCGGCACAGGACGCGCCGGAGGGCTCGTCGTCCTCCGCCGCCTCTGCAGCTAGTTCTGCGGCTGGGTCCGAGTCCAGCACTGTGACCGTCACGGACAACACCGGAACCAAGGAGGTTCCGAGCCCGCCGAAGCGGGTTGTTGCTTTGGACAACCGCTCCTTCGAAATCCTCGCCCAATGGGGCATCAAGCCCGTCGCGGCCGCCCGCACGCTCGTTCCGGTCACCATTCCGGAAATCGGAGATGACGAGAGCATCGACGACATCGGAAACCACCGCGAGCCTAACCTGGAAAAGATCGTCGCCGCTGACCCGGATGTGGTCGTTTCCGGCCAGCGCTTCCAACGCTATGACGAGGAAATTCAAAAGCTGGTTCCGAACGCGGTCGTGCTCGACTTTGAACCGCGTGACGGCGAGAGCCTCGATGAGGAGCTCGTCCGCCTGACCACCAACCTCGGAGAGGTCTTTGGCAAACAGGACGAAGCGAAAAAGCTTGTCGACGACTTCAACGCCGCCCTCAAGCGTGCCAAGGATGCCTATAACCCAGAGCAAACCGTGATGGGGCTCAACGTCTCCGGCGGCGAGATCGGCTACGTTGCCCCCAGCGTTGGCCGTGTCTGGGGCCCGGTCTTTGACATCGTTGGCTTCACCCCGGCGCTGGAGGTGGACAACGCCTCGGGCGACCACCAGGGCGACGACATTTCCGTTGAGTCCATCGCTCAGGCTAATCCGGACTGGATCGTTGTCCTCGACCGCGACGCGGGTATTCGCAGCCAGAGTGACTCCCCGGCAGCAAAGGCTGTCATCGCCGATTCGGCTCCGCTGAAAAATGTCACCGCTGTGATGCAAGATCGGGTCTACATCGCTCCAAACGACACCTACACCAACGAGTCGATCATTACCTACACCGAAATCCTCAACGAGCTCGCTGACATCTTCGAGGCAGCGAAGTAA
- a CDS encoding ABC transporter permease, producing the protein MNETAVNNGSSTDWKLIAAAGVVLALLVLSLLVGQYDIWRNIDGFHMFRQTRMPRTLALVLAGAAMAMSGLIMQMLTQNRFVEPTTTGTTEWAGLGLLTTFVFFPEATILLRMVVAVIFAFVGTAVFFLFLRRVKLRSSLIVPIVGIMLGAVVSSVSTFFALQTNLLQSLGVWFAGSFTSVIAGQYEVLWVVLVVVIAVFYYADKLTVAGLGEDIATNVGINYNRIVLVGTGLVAVAAGVVTVVVGHLPFLGLIVPNLVSMLRGDDIRSNLPWVCVLGIGTVTVCDLLGRTIIAPFEMPVSVILGIVGAFVFILLIVRQTRRG; encoded by the coding sequence GTGAACGAAACAGCCGTCAACAATGGCTCCTCCACCGACTGGAAGTTAATCGCAGCGGCCGGAGTAGTCCTCGCCCTTCTCGTTCTTTCCCTGCTTGTCGGCCAGTACGACATTTGGAGAAATATCGACGGCTTCCACATGTTTCGCCAAACCCGCATGCCGCGCACGCTCGCGCTTGTGCTGGCGGGCGCGGCGATGGCGATGAGCGGGTTGATCATGCAGATGCTCACGCAGAACCGTTTTGTCGAGCCAACCACCACAGGCACAACCGAATGGGCCGGTCTTGGCCTGCTAACCACCTTCGTTTTCTTCCCCGAGGCGACGATCCTGCTGCGCATGGTCGTCGCCGTGATCTTCGCCTTCGTGGGAACCGCAGTCTTTTTTCTCTTCCTGCGTCGCGTCAAGCTGCGCTCCAGCCTGATCGTGCCGATCGTAGGTATCATGCTTGGGGCCGTGGTCAGCTCGGTGTCCACATTCTTCGCCTTGCAGACGAACCTGCTGCAATCGCTGGGCGTGTGGTTTGCCGGGTCTTTTACCAGCGTGATCGCCGGCCAGTATGAAGTCCTCTGGGTTGTGCTCGTGGTGGTCATCGCCGTGTTCTACTACGCCGATAAACTCACCGTCGCCGGTTTGGGCGAAGATATTGCCACGAATGTGGGGATTAATTACAACAGGATCGTGCTCGTTGGTACCGGGCTTGTGGCAGTCGCCGCCGGCGTGGTGACCGTCGTGGTGGGCCACCTGCCGTTTCTGGGTCTTATCGTGCCCAACCTCGTGAGCATGCTGCGTGGCGACGATATCCGCTCCAACCTCCCATGGGTATGTGTGTTGGGCATCGGCACCGTTACCGTATGCGACCTTCTTGGCCGCACGATCATCGCGCCTTTTGAAATGCCGGTTTCAGTCATCCTGGGGATCGTCGGCGCCTTCGTCTTTATCCTGTTGATTGTGAGGCAAACGCGCCGTGGCTGA